DNA from Brassica napus cultivar Da-Ae chromosome C4, Da-Ae, whole genome shotgun sequence:
GCATTCCGTTTCGAGCCATGATAAACGGGTTGTTATCTATGTTGATTGCCACGTCTGGTTGTGCGTATCTGTTGTATTGAGATATCTGCCTTGCCTGCTTCTCAGACTCcatggttgttgttgttctccTCTCTTGTTGCTTCCCCATGGCGGCTGTTGATGCAGACTGTTGTTGAAAGGGGAGAGAAGTAGTAGTGCTGCGGATGAATGATCTCGGGTCGTATGCATCTCTACTGCTTCTACCGTTGTCAAAAGGCGCCACCGGGCCCATGAATGCGCTTGGTTTGGCAGCTGCTTGAATAGAAAGAGAGATGGTTGCTGTTTATAGAGTTTGGTTTTGGTGGATTTCAGGATGAGTGATGATGATAAGTACCTGAGAGGTTTCTTTGTTGTGCTTGTAACGTTGCATGATGATTAAGAGgaatgttttgagttgtttcaGGGTTCAATGTGTTTGTGTTGTTCATAAGTTTTGGTTGTCCTCCTCTTGCAACTGCCGTTGAGTGTATAACTGTTGATCTGAAAGCATACAAACAAAGTGTCAGAACTCagaaaaaatgtattatttCTTCCACTTAAACAATTTGGAATTTCAATTTTACCAAATTTACAataatcattttaataaatacattaagtttgcgatgaaaagattaaattaACTCTCATAAATcacttataaatatttaagaataatttataaaagtttttaaatcCAACTTCACTCCCTAAACACTAAATCGtaaacaataatcattaaactcTAACCCAAAAGTTATGGTATTTTGACCGTAAACAATAATCATTAAGCTCTAACTAAAATGTTATGGTATTTTTGATTGAgagtatttttgaaaagtggTAGACAACTTAAGTATTTTAAGCAATttctcaaatataaaataaggaTTTACCTGGGAAGAGAGGCATGTTTCCTTTCTAGAGGTGCAACAGGGCCAGTCTTCCCACTGTTTTCTTCAAGATGTGCAAACTGTCTTCTAAATTGATCAACAGCACTGCAACAGTACAGACAAACGTTAGGGATTGGGATGTAACTAACACAATGCTTGCTCAGAGATGCAACCATAGATAATTAAGTAAGACCTTGGATAGAGAAAATTGGTTTTATCAGCACCGCTCATGTGATCTTTTAGCAGCTGAGGATGGTACTCAAGTATCTCCCTAGATATCAGCTCTCTGATATCTTCTTTAGTGACCTTCCTTCTCTCGAACTCAAACTCCATCTTCGTAATGGGCTGACACGATGGCTCCCTCTCCACTTTCGCCAGTCCTTTGAAATATGGATCCGCAAGTGCCTAATGAAAGCAAAGTATCAGAACCAAAGCATTGAGGTGATTAGTCAAATAATGTAAGCTGAAAAGTAACCTCTTCAGCGGTTGGCCGGTCTTTTGGATCAAAAGCGAGAAGCCTCTCCAACAGCTTCAAAGACAAAGGATCTGCGTTTGGAAACTTCTGAGTAAACGGAATAGGTGGCTTCTTCCTCATGCTTGTCAAGTACCTCCTTGCCTTCTCATTCCTCACCTGTATGGTCCTTGCTTTTAAGATTTTGCAGAAAACTCAATACACTTATGTCTACTAAGAAGAAGAGATCAGTACCCGGGAGATGGTGTCCAGGGAAGGTGTCCCGAGCAGATCAGTCATAAGATCAAGCTGGTGAACCACATTCTTTCCAGGGAAAAGTGGCTTTCCCATCAATACTTCGGCGAAAATGCAGCCTATACTCCAGATATCAATTGCTGGTGTATACTACAATAAAGCCAAATCCACCAAAAGTTAGCTCACAGTAACAGTTTCAAAGATGTTTATATAGAGAACGAATTGAACACCTTTGAGTAAAAAGATCCGCAAAGCTCTGGAGCTCTATACCATCTTGTAGCAACATAGTCCTGTAAAGTCAACAGAGGATTAGGTTCTGCAATGTATTGATGAGTATGTATACAAACTTAACGTACTGTCCAGAAGATTGTTGTGGGGGTGTCATTGAAAGCCACTCTCGCCAATCCAAAATCACAAATCTTGAGTTTACAGTTTGCATTAGCCAATATATTCTTTGGCTTCAGATCTCTATGGTAGACATTAGCTGCAACAATCAAAATTGCATAAGATATTATCACACATGACTAAAGTCACAGACCAAAAATATAAGACTACCTGTGTGAATGTACTTGAGTGCACGCAATAATTGGTATAGGAAAAACTGGTAATGCTCTTTGGTCAAATCATCATTGGCTTTAATAACTTGGTGAAGATCAGACTCCATGAGCTCAAACACAACGTAGATGTCTTTGAACTCTCTCCGCGAAGGGGGGAGCATAATGTGCTTGATTTCGACTATGTCCGGATGCCTCAGGAGCCTGAGGAGTTTTATCTCCCGGAGGATCCTGGCGGCGTCTGATATATGCTCGAAGATGTCGTGTATTTTCTTGATGGCGACTTTCTCGCCGGTAAGGGTGTCTATGGCTGAGCAGACGACTCCGTAGCTGCCTTTTCCGATTACTTCTTGGATTTTGAACCTGCTGGCGTCACCGTAGTCAGAAAAGAACTCCATCTCTAGATTGTTCTGTTACAGATAGCAACTTCTAAGTCAGGAAACACACTCTATATAGTTCGAGACAATTCATGAGCATTGTAGTTTTAGAAACTAGGACACATCACACATGAATTGCTACAATACTTTTAAAATCTTCTGAACTACGATGAACCAACTCATAAACTTGCAGACACTGCTTAGTGCTTAAAAGACTCAGACAACTGACAGAAGAAAATAACGAGACATAACAACGTGAACCACATGTCATAACAAGTCAGGAAACACTCAATTGTACGACACAATTCATGAAAATTGTAGTTTTAGAAACGAGGACACATACATAACACATCAATCAGTTGCTACAATACTTGCAGAACCTTCTGAACTACAATGCCATATGAGCTACAAAGACAACCACGAGGAACCAACTTGCAGACAACGCTTAAAGGACTCGGACAAgtgacaaaaagaaaacaaccaAACCTTACAGCGTAAAGCATAGGTCATACCAAGATGAAGTTTGAGACTTTTATCATAAAAGAAAAGTACCAATGCCGTTGGTGATAAAGAGATAGAAAAAAATTCACGGACACGCAAGGATATAATCTGACGCTGAAGATTCAAAATTCAGATAATCAAAGCAGAAAGAAGCTGATGCTAATGAAAGGATCAAGCCAAATGCAAAATCCTGAAGAAAGAAATCAAAATCGCTCTACAACACAACAGGTCTTGAACTGAATTATACAACAAGATGCGTTGTTTGTTTGACACTTGTAACGTTCATCAACGCATCAAAATATCAACACATAAAACATAAATCAGAAATATCCCCCAAAACGGCAACTTTTAAGACaacaaccaaacaaacaaacaagattAGCCGTAACACGAAcacaaatatctaaataaatggGGAGACTTTGACAAggattaagagaaaaaaaaaagtattcacCTTTTGAACTACAATGCCATATGAGCTACAAAGATAAACCACGAATGAACCAACTTGCAGACACCGCTTAAAGACTCAGACAATTgacagaattaaaaaaataataacaatgtAATAAAGCATCTGCCGCTGACATAAAAACTTCTGAAACTACGATGCCAGGTGGTCGTTAACAAGATAAAGTTCGAGActtttgcccaaaaaaaaattcatcgcACCAAAAGAAACGACTCATAAACAGAGATTCAGAATTTCCCAAAACGGCAACTTTAagacaacaaacaaacaaacaaacaagattaaccgaaacacacaaacaaatatCGAATAAAGGAAAGATCTTTACAAGGGAAAGGAAGTAAAGTCTTCACCTTTTTACGCTGAGGATCTTGCTGCATCATGATCGTATCAGATTTGATCTGAATTTaggtggaaaaaaaaagaaattgatgACGATGAGATcgaagagagaagagaatcaGATCAGCCGCATTGGCCCCAGCAACCCTTCACCGACAGAGACAGAATCGCAGGCCAATTTCTCattcacctctctctctctcgatttcTCCAAACCCACCACGAAAGATCCGAGCTTTAACAAGCAATTGCTGAAAAGCTGAGTGCGAAGAGGCTTTGCTTTGAACGCACGTTTTCGTCGGCGGGGAGAGAATCGAGAGGGAGATCTGATCACCGACACACAAGGGCgatagagaaagaagagaggagagagagagataagaggATGGAATCTAGAGTTggttatatatagagagagtaATTATACGAGTTTTAATGGTTTGGTGAGCTGCTGCTTTTCTCCCAccagaaaataaaaactcttttaTCAATGTGTTATTAACTCATTATTATGGGTATCAATTAGCTTATTATtgacaaaaatcattattaGTATAGGatctttattttatcttttatttccaTTCATTCATTTCGTTTTTATCAAAATGACGTATCTGGTAAATATAGTGTCAaacatgttatttattttgaactATGCAATTTTTAGTtgctaaacaatttttttttatttataaaaatttacacatCAGTTTCTGTAATCATTTGCTCTGTTAAATATATTacgaaaataaattatttactgATTTTTTATCCCAAACTCtttataaacttatatattatgttaattcgattaatttttttttttatccggTTACAAATTTAGATCATTTCTCAAATTAAGCTTGTTATCTTTCCACATAGTACTATTTAGtctgttttatttaaattgtagggataatttgcaaaataccctatttaggatttgaaatttgataattgcattttctattttactttttaaaaaatacacttCTTTATTTATGAATTGACTTTTTTTACCCAAGATATTTCAATAATTAAGatattaatttgaaattaatatataaattcggaattaataaaaataataacattaaaatttttttttttaagataaatatatgtgttgagataaatatgttattttagcatttaaattttataataacaaaGAAGAATATGTGaattatgatttgtttttacTTTATCATGAAGTTTATAcagatttttctttattttatttacttcaACTTATATAAACAAGTCAAGTCATGTATATTGGAAGCTGAGCATAACTACTTTTTGGAGAACCTAATACCTCTGTCCGAGCATCTTACCTAGCTTTCCATATCTTCCAATATTTTGAATCAAGACCATAATCAACTCTGGTTTCATATTTAGACCTGAATTTCTAAAGTTTTGCAAAAGAAGCTTACTTATAACTTTGGAAGAAGCTCTCGGTCCACCAGTGTTTCTAGAAAAACATGTATGCTTGTCGATGTACTTTGTTACCCAGAAAACTCGCTTGTCAGATTAGTCTTGGCAACTCTACCCATACAGTTGCAGCTTGTATCTGCACATTTGACAACTAACAACTTCTTGTCTGACTTGCTGACAACAATTCTGAATTTGCGTTCAATCGAAAGCATCCGTTACTCCAAGACAGCTCTGATTTATTTTTGAACCATTGACCCTTTTCAATGACCTTTGCATCATGAAAGTTAGAAACTTCCACTTCTGGTTCTTGATTACTCTCCTGTATATCAACATTCTTATTCTTATTTCCATGCCCTTTTCCATCAATGGCAGTATCTTCACGACTGAAACCTTGATCATGGTTCCCTACGTTTCCATTCTTCACCGAGATGCAAAGACGCAGATGCGTAAATTTACACATTTCACACATAGAAACCAATTGTCTATCATTGTTCACAAAAACATGAGGTGTATCCTTAGGCATATCTCGAAGCATTGATTCTGGTAGTGCGTAGCTAAGTTCTAACTCATTAcccaacttcttttttttttgaacaacactCATTACCCAACCTATTTATACCAAAATCTTCATGAACCATCTCAACCATCTCATCAAACTTCAAGTCTTCTTTAATGGTAAATAATTTACCTCCTGCTCTTGTATTCTCCTTGAATCTCCATGATTCTTTATTCATCTTCCAGTCTCCTAAAACTCCATACAAATGCAACATGATTTtcctaaaagaaaaataaaacagatttATTGTCACAA
Protein-coding regions in this window:
- the LOC106433952 gene encoding mitogen-activated protein kinase 20, with the protein product MMQQDPQRKKNNLEMEFFSDYGDASRFKIQEVIGKGSYGVVCSAIDTLTGEKVAIKKIHDIFEHISDAARILREIKLLRLLRHPDIVEIKHIMLPPSRREFKDIYVVFELMESDLHQVIKANDDLTKEHYQFFLYQLLRALKYIHTANVYHRDLKPKNILANANCKLKICDFGLARVAFNDTPTTIFWTDYVATRWYRAPELCGSFYSKYTPAIDIWSIGCIFAEVLMGKPLFPGKNVVHQLDLMTDLLGTPSLDTISRVRNEKARRYLTSMRKKPPIPFTQKFPNADPLSLKLLERLLAFDPKDRPTAEEALADPYFKGLAKVEREPSCQPITKMEFEFERRKVTKEDIRELISREILEYHPQLLKDHMSGADKTNFLYPSAVDQFRRQFAHLEENSGKTGPVAPLERKHASLPRSTVIHSTAVARGGQPKLMNNTNTLNPETTQNIPLNHHATLQAQQRNLSAAKPSAFMGPVAPFDNGRSSRDAYDPRSFIRSTTTSLPFQQQSASTAAMGKQQERRTTTTMESEKQARQISQYNRYAQPDVAINIDNNPFIMARNGMHKAENMSDHRIIIDTNLLQATAGIGVAAAAAAAAPGGSAHRKVGGVRYGMSKMY